Proteins encoded by one window of Dietzia sp. B32:
- a CDS encoding oxygenase MpaB family protein yields the protein MTATSAERTPEKTTTTRSTVTDRPAVPGVFGPVPADLVTDSAVEHPLTAGVPLRPGRWYWRDLIDTLDPVSDAEEIHRITSTYEFPWDYQRALELALYRTYCIPSVSAVLEQAGNFRDHPQKRYDDTALLMVELVEHGYDSPRGKEALRVINRQHAMYEITNDDMLYVLSTFIYEPLEWIDANGWRRLHPNERLAAFHFYRAVGERMKISGIPEDIGEFRRWRDDYEARTMRYDRNNELIGTYTLDLMCSWYPAPVRPVVRKVVRSLIDDDMTRAFGFPWQPPAFRDAAYAALRMRSRVVRWLPVRRRELGARATENRTYPGYPEGYRPADLGACPIQPRDRKGACPVAHAPAAGATGAA from the coding sequence ATGACCGCCACCTCCGCTGAGAGAACCCCGGAGAAGACGACGACGACGAGGTCCACGGTCACCGACCGGCCCGCCGTACCCGGGGTGTTCGGACCCGTCCCGGCCGACCTCGTCACCGACTCCGCCGTCGAGCACCCGCTCACGGCGGGGGTCCCGCTCAGGCCCGGTCGTTGGTACTGGCGCGACCTCATCGACACTCTGGACCCGGTGTCGGATGCGGAGGAGATCCACCGCATCACCTCGACGTACGAGTTCCCCTGGGACTACCAGCGGGCGCTCGAGCTGGCGCTGTACCGGACCTACTGCATCCCGTCGGTGTCGGCGGTCCTGGAGCAGGCGGGGAATTTCCGCGACCACCCGCAGAAGCGGTACGACGACACCGCGCTGCTCATGGTGGAGCTGGTGGAGCACGGGTACGACTCGCCCCGCGGCAAGGAGGCGCTGCGGGTCATCAACCGTCAGCACGCGATGTACGAGATCACCAATGACGACATGCTGTACGTGCTGTCGACGTTCATCTACGAGCCGCTCGAGTGGATCGATGCGAACGGCTGGCGGCGTCTGCATCCGAACGAGCGACTCGCGGCGTTCCACTTCTACCGCGCCGTCGGGGAACGGATGAAGATCTCGGGGATCCCGGAGGACATCGGGGAGTTCCGGCGCTGGCGGGACGACTACGAGGCCCGCACCATGCGCTACGACCGGAACAACGAGCTGATCGGCACGTACACGCTCGACCTGATGTGTTCCTGGTATCCCGCGCCGGTCCGGCCGGTGGTCCGCAAGGTCGTGCGGTCGCTGATCGACGACGACATGACCCGCGCCTTCGGCTTCCCGTGGCAGCCGCCGGCGTTCCGGGACGCCGCCTACGCGGCACTGCGGATGCGGTCCAGGGTGGTGCGCTGGCTGCCCGTCCGTCGCCGGGAGCTCGGGGCCCGTGCGACCGAGAACCGGACGTACCCCGGGTACCCGGAGGGCTACCGTCCGGCGGATCTGGGGGCCTGCCCGATCCAGCCGCGGGACCGGAAGGGCGCCTGCCCGGTCGCGCACGCCCCGGCAGCCGGGGCCACCGGAGCCGCCTGA
- a CDS encoding ABC transporter substrate-binding protein, whose amino-acid sequence MAVHGRFLKAAAAASIVALVSAGCGSGGDESDQQAEAGASGVGPITFAMGSNDTDKLRPVIEQWNAENPDQEVTLRELPAEQDGQRDTLTQSLQTESGEYDVFALDVTDTAYFAANGWLQPIEGDTEVDTSGLIEAAVDSATYNGTLYGVPQNTNAQLLYYRTDLQPEAPANWEALVSSCEAAEGADVDCLQTQLSQYEGLTVAATQFIHSWGGKVVGEDGKTPELDTDQAREGLTALVDAYKGGVIAPQTDAFTEEETAQAFLAGETMYSYNWPYMYESGQSDPTSQVQGKFQVAPIVGKDGAGQSTLGGYNNAINVFSENKGTARAFLEFIISEDVQMGFAEQSFPPVLSSIYDDEALQQEFPYMPALKAALDNAEPRPVTPFYPSVSKAIQDNTFAALRGEKDVQQALTDMTAAIEQAQ is encoded by the coding sequence ATGGCCGTTCACGGCAGGTTCCTCAAGGCGGCGGCGGCCGCCTCCATCGTCGCCCTGGTATCGGCAGGGTGTGGATCGGGTGGCGACGAGTCCGACCAGCAGGCGGAGGCCGGCGCCTCCGGCGTCGGCCCCATCACCTTCGCGATGGGCAGCAACGACACCGACAAGCTCCGCCCCGTCATCGAGCAGTGGAACGCGGAGAACCCCGACCAGGAGGTCACCCTCCGCGAGCTGCCCGCCGAGCAGGACGGACAGCGCGACACCCTGACGCAGTCCCTCCAGACCGAGAGCGGCGAGTACGACGTCTTCGCCCTCGACGTCACCGACACCGCCTACTTCGCGGCCAACGGCTGGCTGCAGCCGATCGAGGGTGACACCGAGGTGGACACCTCCGGCCTGATCGAGGCCGCCGTCGACTCGGCGACCTACAACGGCACCCTCTACGGCGTGCCGCAGAACACCAACGCCCAGCTGCTGTACTACCGCACCGATCTCCAGCCGGAGGCGCCCGCCAACTGGGAGGCACTCGTCTCCTCCTGCGAGGCCGCCGAGGGTGCGGACGTCGACTGCCTGCAGACCCAGCTCAGCCAGTACGAGGGCCTGACCGTCGCCGCCACCCAGTTCATCCACAGCTGGGGCGGCAAGGTCGTGGGCGAGGACGGGAAGACGCCCGAGCTCGACACCGACCAGGCACGCGAGGGTCTGACCGCCCTCGTCGACGCCTACAAGGGCGGCGTGATCGCCCCGCAGACCGACGCGTTCACCGAGGAGGAGACCGCACAGGCCTTCCTCGCCGGCGAGACCATGTACTCCTACAACTGGCCGTACATGTACGAGTCGGGTCAGTCCGACCCCACCTCCCAGGTCCAGGGCAAGTTCCAGGTCGCCCCGATCGTCGGCAAGGACGGCGCGGGCCAGTCCACGCTCGGTGGCTACAACAACGCGATCAACGTGTTCTCGGAGAACAAGGGGACCGCGCGCGCGTTCCTCGAGTTCATCATCTCCGAGGACGTCCAGATGGGCTTCGCCGAGCAGTCGTTCCCGCCGGTGCTGTCCTCGATCTACGACGACGAGGCGCTCCAGCAGGAGTTCCCGTACATGCCGGCACTGAAGGCGGCGCTCGACAACGCCGAGCCGCGCCCCGTCACGCCGTTCTACCCGTCGGTGTCCAAGGCGATCCAGGACAACACCTTCGCCGCGCTGCGTGGGGAGAAGGACGTCCAGCAGGCCCTCACGGACATGACGGCCGCGATCGAACAGGCTCAGTGA
- a CDS encoding carbohydrate ABC transporter permease yields MTTIEKSPAPLVEKKFDWRPVWMVGPALAILAVVIGYPVIRAVYLSFMADRGLDPATGMFSDGGFAGFQHYLYWLTQACPAPGGDGTVTCPPGVSSVDFWPAMGNTLFFTVTTVSLETVLGFAMAVVMGKSIWGRSLLRAAVLVPWAIPTAVTAKLWAFIFAPNGIANTILGTNIAWTTDPFYARIAIIVADVWKTAPFMALLILAGLQMIPGDVYEAARVDGASRWQQFTRITLPLVRPALMVAILFRTLDALRMYDLPVILVSANSNSPTATVSMLVVNEMRMGNFNSASAISTLVFLLVFAVAYIMVKFLGANVVEDRTGKKEEIR; encoded by the coding sequence ATGACGACGATCGAGAAGTCCCCGGCGCCACTGGTCGAGAAGAAGTTCGACTGGCGGCCGGTGTGGATGGTGGGCCCCGCACTGGCCATCCTCGCGGTGGTGATCGGCTACCCGGTCATCCGCGCCGTGTACCTGTCCTTCATGGCCGACCGAGGTCTCGACCCGGCGACCGGAATGTTCTCGGACGGCGGGTTCGCCGGCTTCCAGCATTACCTCTACTGGCTGACGCAGGCGTGTCCGGCGCCCGGCGGGGACGGCACCGTCACCTGTCCGCCCGGCGTCTCGTCCGTCGACTTCTGGCCCGCCATGGGCAATACCCTGTTCTTCACCGTCACCACGGTCTCCCTCGAGACGGTGCTCGGTTTCGCCATGGCCGTGGTCATGGGCAAGAGCATCTGGGGTCGCTCCCTGCTGCGGGCCGCCGTGCTCGTCCCGTGGGCGATCCCCACCGCCGTCACCGCCAAGCTGTGGGCGTTCATCTTCGCCCCCAACGGGATCGCCAACACCATCCTGGGCACGAACATCGCCTGGACCACCGACCCGTTCTACGCCCGGATCGCCATCATCGTGGCCGACGTGTGGAAGACCGCGCCCTTCATGGCGCTCCTCATCCTCGCCGGCCTCCAGATGATCCCCGGTGACGTCTACGAGGCGGCCCGCGTCGACGGCGCCTCACGCTGGCAGCAGTTCACCAGGATCACCCTGCCGCTGGTGCGGCCCGCCCTCATGGTGGCGATCCTGTTCCGCACGCTCGACGCGCTGCGCATGTACGACCTGCCCGTCATCCTCGTCTCCGCCAACTCCAACTCGCCGACTGCGACCGTGTCGATGCTGGTGGTCAACGAGATGAGGATGGGCAACTTCAACAGCGCCTCCGCGATATCGACACTGGTGTTCCTGCTGGTCTTCGCCGTCGCGTACATCATGGTGAAATTCCTCGGCGCGAACGTCGTGGAAGATCGCACCGGCAAGAAGGAGGAGATCCGGTGA
- a CDS encoding ABC transporter ATP-binding protein, translating to MASVTFENVSIVYPGAARRSVDRLDLEIADGEFLVLVGPSGCGKSTTLRALAGLEDVAAGRILIGDKDVTGTEPKDRDIAMVFQNYALYPHYTVRENMGFALKLAKASKTEIAERVDRAAEMLDLVPYLDRKPKELSGGQRQRVAMGRAIVRNPQVFLMDEPLSNLDAKLRVATRAQIAKLQRDLHTTMIYVTHDQVEAMTMGDRVAVLKDGVLQQVDTPRELYNNPINAFVAGFIGSPSMNLFEAPVGDGTVDLEGFREPLPEGSGSRVTVGVRPEHLRLAADGRGLEVTVDLVEELGADSYLHCSTGDGHPVVYRAESGDHPRKGETMYLEALDGEVRFFDVETGLRLR from the coding sequence ATGGCCTCGGTGACCTTCGAGAACGTGTCCATCGTCTATCCGGGGGCCGCGCGTCGCAGCGTGGACCGCCTGGACCTGGAGATCGCGGACGGGGAGTTCCTCGTCCTGGTCGGCCCCTCGGGCTGCGGCAAGTCCACGACGCTGCGCGCCCTCGCCGGCCTGGAGGACGTGGCGGCCGGCCGGATCCTCATCGGCGACAAGGACGTCACGGGGACCGAGCCCAAGGATCGCGACATCGCGATGGTGTTCCAGAACTACGCGCTGTACCCGCACTACACGGTCCGCGAGAACATGGGTTTCGCCCTGAAGCTGGCCAAGGCCTCCAAGACGGAGATCGCCGAGCGGGTCGACCGCGCGGCGGAGATGCTCGACCTGGTGCCGTACCTCGACCGCAAACCCAAGGAGCTCTCCGGTGGCCAGCGCCAGCGCGTGGCCATGGGACGGGCGATCGTGCGCAACCCGCAGGTCTTCCTCATGGACGAGCCACTGTCCAACCTCGACGCCAAGCTGCGTGTGGCCACCCGCGCACAGATCGCCAAGCTACAGCGCGACCTGCACACCACGATGATCTACGTGACCCACGACCAGGTCGAGGCCATGACCATGGGTGACCGCGTCGCGGTGCTCAAGGACGGGGTGCTCCAGCAGGTGGACACCCCGCGCGAGCTGTACAACAACCCGATCAACGCCTTCGTGGCCGGCTTCATCGGGTCCCCGTCCATGAACCTCTTCGAGGCCCCGGTCGGCGACGGCACGGTGGATCTCGAGGGGTTCCGCGAGCCGCTGCCCGAGGGATCGGGTTCACGGGTCACCGTCGGCGTGCGGCCCGAGCACCTGCGGTTGGCCGCGGACGGGCGCGGGTTGGAGGTCACGGTCGACCTGGTGGAGGAGCTCGGGGCGGACAGTTACCTGCACTGCTCGACCGGTGACGGGCATCCGGTGGTGTACCGCGCGGAGTCGGGCGACCACCCGCGCAAGGGCGAGACGATGTACCTCGAGGCGCTCGACGGCGAGGTCCGATTCTTCGACGTCGAGACCGGTCTCAGACTCCGCTGA
- a CDS encoding carbohydrate ABC transporter permease, producing the protein MPRPSSSSSTPGPDRRPDDQDIKPPRKPFGRTASTYVGALLILVWGLAPFYWMLVTAFRDNRFIFSASPVPSHLTLDNFREALSTDGGNNFLGAIINSVVISSITTALALTFGVFTAYALARVDFRGKFLVTGIILAASMFPGVALVTPLFQLFTDIGWIGTYQALIIPNISFALPLTIYTLTSFFNDLPWELEEAARVDGATRGQAFIKIILPLAAPALFTTAILAFIITWNEFVLSQQLSTAATEPVTVAIARFSGVNPYLPPHAAIMAAGALVTVPLVVMVLIFQRRIISGLTAGGLKS; encoded by the coding sequence ATGCCGCGGCCCTCCTCGTCGTCGTCGACCCCCGGTCCCGATCGGCGTCCCGACGACCAGGACATCAAGCCGCCGCGCAAGCCCTTCGGCCGCACCGCGAGCACCTACGTCGGGGCACTGCTCATCCTCGTCTGGGGACTCGCGCCGTTCTACTGGATGCTCGTCACCGCGTTCCGCGACAACCGGTTCATCTTCTCCGCCAGCCCCGTGCCCTCGCACCTCACGTTGGACAACTTCCGTGAGGCCCTGTCCACGGACGGCGGCAACAACTTCCTGGGCGCGATCATCAACTCGGTGGTCATCAGCTCGATCACGACGGCCTTGGCGCTGACGTTCGGCGTGTTCACCGCCTACGCCCTCGCCCGGGTCGACTTCCGCGGCAAGTTCCTCGTCACCGGGATCATCCTCGCCGCGTCGATGTTCCCCGGCGTCGCGCTGGTCACCCCGCTGTTCCAGCTGTTCACCGACATCGGCTGGATCGGCACCTACCAGGCGCTCATCATCCCCAACATCTCGTTCGCGCTGCCGCTGACCATCTACACGCTCACGTCGTTCTTCAACGACCTGCCGTGGGAGCTGGAGGAAGCCGCTCGCGTCGACGGCGCCACCCGCGGCCAGGCGTTCATCAAGATCATCCTGCCGCTCGCCGCGCCGGCGCTGTTCACCACCGCGATCCTGGCGTTCATCATCACGTGGAACGAGTTCGTGCTCTCGCAGCAGCTGTCCACCGCCGCGACCGAGCCCGTCACCGTCGCGATCGCCCGCTTCTCCGGCGTCAACCCGTACCTCCCGCCGCACGCGGCGATCATGGCCGCCGGCGCGCTCGTCACCGTGCCGCTGGTGGTCATGGTGCTGATCTTCCAGCGGCGGATCATCTCCGGCCTCACCGCCGGCGGCCTGAAGAGCTGA
- a CDS encoding DUF4334 domain-containing protein, which produces MSAAARELELILALDTVPSVRISALWDSLEPARVDDITGSRWRGTGLDTGHPMFGMLGQMRWWGKDFTEARKVDPILVTDDAGDVVPDTSATGGGGASLWEVSFRGRPTASMVYDRLPVIDHFAVVGPDTLLAVMNGRGTVHEGEHFWFVLERQH; this is translated from the coding sequence GTGAGCGCCGCCGCGCGCGAGCTCGAGCTCATCCTGGCGCTCGACACGGTCCCCTCGGTCCGGATCTCCGCACTGTGGGACTCCCTCGAGCCCGCGCGGGTCGACGACATCACGGGCAGCCGCTGGAGGGGCACCGGCCTGGACACCGGGCATCCCATGTTCGGCATGCTCGGGCAGATGCGCTGGTGGGGCAAGGACTTCACCGAGGCCCGCAAGGTGGACCCGATCCTCGTCACCGACGACGCCGGTGACGTCGTGCCGGACACCTCAGCGACGGGCGGGGGCGGGGCATCCCTGTGGGAGGTCTCCTTCCGCGGCCGCCCGACCGCCTCCATGGTGTACGACCGTCTGCCGGTGATCGACCACTTCGCCGTCGTCGGCCCCGACACCCTCCTCGCGGTGATGAACGGGCGCGGCACCGTCCACGAGGGCGAGCACTTCTGGTTCGTCCTCGAGCGCCAGCACTGA
- a CDS encoding aldehyde dehydrogenase family protein, giving the protein MTTTEPSKTGPTFASVDPRDGTVLAEYPIAGPEEVALAVERARAAARWWAKQGPRGRREWLLEYKRAISSRAQELASLISAETGKPDEDATLEVMLAVSHLEWAAKNADKVLRRRPVSAGLLMSNQAAYVEYQPYGVVGAIGPWNYPVFTPMGTLSYAMAAGNAVVFKPSELTPGVGVWLAEVWDSLGASQPLIQTITGDGSTGNALCRAGVDKLAFTGSAATGRKVMAACAETLTPVVIEGGGKDALLVDSDADLDAAADQAVFGAMGNAGQTCAGVERIYVHSDVHDAFVQKFTAKVRALTPGNSTSSSYGPMTLPAQVDIVRRHVKDALAKGGKAVLGGEESVGEKIVEPIVLVDVPEDSSAVTEETFGPTVVINRVADLEEAVEKANASRYGLGGSIFTGNKKRGLALAEKLDVGMVSINSFLAFAGIPSLPFGGSGDSGFGRIHGADGLREFARPKAITAQKFAAPLNLMTMTRKPRDIKIVKWMLANVQGKM; this is encoded by the coding sequence ATGACGACCACCGAGCCCAGCAAGACCGGACCCACGTTCGCGAGCGTGGACCCCCGCGACGGCACCGTCCTCGCCGAGTACCCGATCGCCGGGCCGGAGGAGGTCGCCCTAGCCGTGGAGCGTGCGCGCGCCGCCGCCCGCTGGTGGGCCAAGCAGGGTCCGCGGGGCCGCCGCGAGTGGCTGCTGGAGTACAAGCGGGCGATCTCGTCGAGGGCCCAGGAGCTCGCGTCGCTGATCTCCGCCGAGACCGGTAAGCCGGACGAGGACGCGACGCTCGAGGTCATGCTCGCCGTGAGCCATCTGGAGTGGGCGGCCAAGAACGCGGACAAGGTCCTACGTCGCCGCCCCGTCTCGGCGGGGCTGCTCATGAGCAACCAGGCGGCGTACGTCGAGTACCAGCCCTACGGTGTGGTCGGCGCGATCGGCCCGTGGAACTACCCGGTCTTCACCCCGATGGGCACTTTGTCGTATGCCATGGCCGCCGGCAACGCGGTCGTGTTCAAGCCCAGCGAGCTCACCCCGGGTGTCGGCGTCTGGCTGGCCGAGGTGTGGGACTCGCTCGGTGCCTCCCAGCCGCTCATCCAGACCATCACCGGGGACGGTTCCACCGGTAACGCCCTGTGCAGGGCCGGCGTGGACAAGCTCGCGTTCACCGGTTCCGCGGCGACGGGCCGCAAGGTCATGGCCGCCTGCGCGGAGACGCTCACGCCGGTCGTCATCGAGGGCGGCGGCAAGGACGCCCTGCTCGTCGACTCGGACGCGGACCTCGACGCGGCCGCCGACCAGGCGGTCTTCGGTGCCATGGGCAACGCGGGCCAGACCTGCGCGGGTGTCGAGCGGATCTACGTCCACTCCGATGTCCACGACGCGTTCGTCCAGAAGTTCACGGCCAAAGTCCGTGCGCTGACCCCGGGGAATTCGACCTCCTCCAGCTACGGCCCGATGACGTTGCCGGCGCAGGTCGACATCGTCCGCAGGCACGTCAAGGACGCACTCGCCAAGGGTGGCAAGGCCGTCCTCGGCGGTGAGGAGTCCGTCGGTGAGAAGATCGTCGAGCCGATCGTCCTGGTGGACGTCCCCGAGGACTCCTCCGCGGTCACCGAGGAGACCTTCGGCCCGACCGTGGTGATCAACCGGGTCGCGGACCTGGAGGAGGCCGTCGAGAAGGCCAACGCCAGCCGCTACGGGCTCGGCGGCTCGATCTTCACGGGCAACAAGAAGCGGGGACTGGCCCTGGCGGAGAAGCTCGACGTGGGCATGGTGTCCATCAACTCGTTCCTCGCCTTTGCCGGCATCCCGTCCCTGCCGTTCGGCGGCTCGGGTGACTCGGGCTTCGGCCGCATCCACGGCGCCGACGGGCTGCGTGAGTTCGCCCGCCCCAAGGCCATCACCGCGCAGAAGTTCGCGGCCCCGCTCAACCTCATGACCATGACCCGCAAGCCGCGCGACATCAAGATCGTCAAGTGGATGCTCGCCAACGTCCAGGGAAAGATGTGA
- a CDS encoding acetyl-CoA C-acetyltransferase translates to MSVPEAYIYDAVRTPRGRGKSSGSLYSVAPIDLAVGVLRSLVERNADLDPAQIEDVVMGIVGPVGEQGAVLPRIAAIAAGLPETVAGVQENRFCASGLEAVNLAAQKVRAGWEDLVIAGGVESMSRVPMGSDGGAWAQNPRVNYETSFVPQGIGADLIATLEGFSRRDVDEFAQRSQELASAAWEDGRFSRSVVPVVDLAGQVVLDHDEHIRRGTTADDLAALKPSFAALGEQAGFDAVALQKYHWVERIDHVHHAGNSSGIVDGATALLIGNAEAGERGGLTPRARIVSAAVVGSEPTIMLTGPTPAARKALAKAGLTVDDIDLFEVNEAFAAVPMKFAKDLDVPMDKINVNGGAIAMGHPLGATGAMILGTALDELERRDARYALATLCVGAGMGIATIIERL, encoded by the coding sequence ATGTCAGTGCCCGAGGCCTACATCTACGACGCGGTGCGTACGCCACGCGGACGGGGAAAGTCCAGCGGTTCGCTCTACAGCGTCGCCCCGATCGACCTCGCCGTCGGCGTACTGCGGTCGCTCGTCGAGCGGAACGCCGACCTCGACCCCGCGCAGATCGAGGACGTGGTCATGGGCATCGTCGGCCCCGTCGGCGAGCAGGGCGCGGTGCTGCCGCGGATCGCCGCGATCGCGGCGGGCCTGCCGGAGACGGTGGCCGGGGTGCAGGAGAACCGCTTCTGCGCCTCGGGCCTGGAGGCGGTCAACCTGGCCGCGCAGAAGGTCCGCGCCGGTTGGGAGGACCTCGTGATCGCCGGCGGCGTGGAGTCGATGTCCCGGGTGCCGATGGGCTCCGACGGCGGGGCGTGGGCGCAGAACCCCCGGGTCAACTACGAGACCTCCTTCGTCCCCCAGGGCATCGGCGCCGACCTCATCGCCACCCTCGAGGGCTTCTCCCGCCGGGACGTCGACGAGTTCGCGCAGCGTTCCCAGGAACTGGCATCGGCCGCGTGGGAGGACGGCCGGTTCTCCCGGTCGGTCGTCCCGGTGGTCGACCTGGCGGGGCAGGTCGTCCTCGACCACGACGAGCACATTCGCCGCGGCACCACCGCCGATGACCTCGCCGCCCTGAAGCCCTCCTTCGCCGCCCTCGGCGAGCAGGCCGGGTTCGACGCCGTCGCGCTGCAGAAGTACCACTGGGTGGAGAGGATCGACCACGTCCACCACGCCGGCAACTCCTCCGGCATCGTCGACGGCGCCACCGCCCTGCTCATCGGCAACGCCGAGGCGGGCGAGCGGGGCGGCCTGACGCCGCGCGCCCGGATCGTCTCCGCCGCGGTGGTCGGATCCGAACCCACGATCATGCTCACCGGCCCCACGCCCGCCGCGCGCAAGGCGCTGGCCAAGGCGGGACTGACGGTCGACGACATCGACCTGTTCGAGGTCAACGAGGCGTTCGCCGCCGTGCCCATGAAGTTCGCCAAGGACCTCGACGTCCCGATGGACAAGATCAACGTCAACGGCGGCGCGATCGCCATGGGCCACCCCCTCGGCGCCACCGGCGCGATGATCCTCGGCACCGCCCTGGACGAGTTGGAACGCCGCGACGCCCGCTACGCCCTGGCCACTCTCTGCGTGGGTGCCGGGATGGGTATCGCCACGATCATCGAACGCCTGTAA
- a CDS encoding acyl-CoA dehydrogenase family protein — MFDILTEEQRDFARSIDDFCAREVGSVEKRRELTTEGGTHSPHIYAKMAELGWLGLTVPEEYGGSDAGAVELCLLLEHSLRGLTPIGGIGPTLITAAAYQKFGTEEQRRRALELVVNGGTLSISMSEPGAGSDVAALRCKAERDGDDWVINGQKTWCSNAHFADRILLVARTDSSGKKHEGITMFDVPADIAGLQITGIETMGGKEVNDLYFTDVRLPADSVIGEVGGGWKQLMTGLNTERLILAAMQLGVAQRAFDDCLTFIKEREQFGRPVGSFQVLRHRMADLATEIEATRLLVYAVARKVDDADPTALFPREASMAKLKASELSKRVTLECMQSMGGYGYATEYGMERLVRQAVVSTIYGGTNEVQRDIIGKTLGL; from the coding sequence GTGTTCGACATCCTCACCGAAGAGCAGCGTGACTTCGCCCGATCGATCGATGATTTCTGCGCGCGCGAGGTCGGCAGCGTCGAGAAGCGGCGCGAGCTCACCACCGAGGGCGGCACCCACTCGCCGCACATCTACGCCAAGATGGCCGAGCTCGGGTGGCTGGGACTCACCGTCCCCGAGGAGTACGGCGGCTCCGACGCCGGCGCCGTCGAACTGTGCCTCCTCCTCGAGCACTCCCTGCGCGGTCTGACCCCCATCGGAGGCATCGGCCCCACCCTCATCACGGCCGCCGCGTACCAGAAGTTCGGGACCGAGGAGCAGCGCAGGCGCGCCCTCGAGCTGGTCGTGAACGGCGGCACCCTGTCCATCTCGATGTCCGAGCCGGGTGCCGGGTCCGACGTCGCCGCCCTGCGCTGCAAGGCCGAGCGCGACGGCGACGACTGGGTGATCAACGGCCAGAAGACCTGGTGCTCCAACGCGCACTTCGCCGACCGCATCCTGCTCGTGGCCCGCACCGACTCGTCGGGCAAGAAACACGAGGGCATCACGATGTTCGACGTGCCCGCCGACATCGCGGGCCTGCAGATCACCGGGATCGAGACCATGGGCGGCAAAGAGGTCAACGACCTCTACTTCACCGACGTCCGCCTGCCCGCCGACTCCGTGATCGGCGAGGTCGGCGGCGGGTGGAAGCAGCTCATGACCGGCCTCAACACGGAGCGCCTCATCCTCGCCGCCATGCAACTCGGCGTGGCCCAGCGGGCGTTCGACGACTGCCTGACCTTCATCAAGGAGCGCGAGCAGTTCGGCCGGCCCGTCGGGTCCTTCCAGGTGCTGCGCCACCGGATGGCCGACCTCGCCACCGAGATCGAGGCCACGCGGCTGCTCGTCTACGCGGTGGCCAGGAAGGTCGACGACGCCGACCCCACGGCTCTGTTCCCCCGCGAGGCGTCCATGGCCAAGCTCAAGGCCTCCGAGCTGAGCAAGCGCGTGACCCTGGAGTGCATGCAGTCCATGGGCGGGTACGGATACGCCACCGAGTACGGCATGGAGCGCCTGGTGCGCCAGGCGGTGGTCTCCACCATCTACGGCGGCACCAACGAGGTGCAGCGCGACATCATCGGCAAGACGCTCGGACTGTGA
- a CDS encoding LLM class F420-dependent oxidoreductase — protein sequence MTPNPARPVRIAVQLQPQHSPDYGLIRDAIRRSEDAGVDVVFNWDHFFPLYGDPDGAHFECWTMLAAWAEQTERVEIGALVTCNTYRNPDLLADMARTVDHISGGRLILGLGSGWFERDYTEYGYEFGTKGSRLDDLGHSLERIEQRFARLTPAPTRDIPVLLGGGGEKKTLRHVARHADIWHSFVDVETYRHKSEVLAGHCADVGRDPDEIERSTEIGGASSPDEARRLAEDLHAEGVTLFTVGLNGPEYPLDLVESLVAWRDGR from the coding sequence ATGACCCCCAACCCCGCGCGCCCGGTCCGCATCGCCGTCCAGCTCCAGCCGCAGCACTCGCCCGACTACGGGCTGATCCGGGACGCCATCCGACGCTCGGAGGACGCGGGCGTGGACGTGGTCTTCAACTGGGACCACTTCTTCCCGCTCTACGGCGACCCCGACGGCGCCCACTTCGAGTGCTGGACGATGCTGGCCGCCTGGGCCGAGCAGACCGAGCGCGTGGAGATCGGCGCCCTGGTCACCTGCAACACCTATCGCAATCCCGACCTTCTCGCCGACATGGCCCGGACCGTCGACCACATCTCCGGCGGCCGGTTGATCCTGGGCCTGGGCAGCGGATGGTTCGAGCGGGACTACACCGAATACGGCTACGAGTTCGGCACCAAGGGCTCGCGGCTCGACGACCTCGGGCACTCCCTCGAGCGGATCGAGCAGCGCTTCGCCAGGCTCACCCCCGCTCCGACGCGGGACATCCCCGTGCTGCTGGGCGGCGGCGGCGAGAAGAAGACCCTGCGCCACGTGGCCCGTCACGCCGACATCTGGCATTCGTTCGTGGACGTGGAGACCTACCGCCACAAGTCGGAGGTGCTCGCCGGGCATTGCGCGGACGTGGGGCGCGACCCTGACGAGATCGAGCGGTCGACCGAGATCGGCGGCGCCAGCTCACCCGATGAGGCCAGGCGACTCGCCGAGGACCTGCACGCCGAGGGCGTCACCCTCTTCACGGTCGGGCTCAACGGGCCGGAGTACCCGCTGGACCTGGTCGAATCGCTGGTGGCCTGGCGCGACGGGCGCTGA